A single genomic interval of Nostoc commune NIES-4072 harbors:
- a CDS encoding NAD(P)H-quinone oxidoreductase subunit F: MHQFLFSTSWFVPLYSLLGAILTLPWGIGIIQRTGPRPAAYINLLTTVLAFVHSLFVFNIIWDREPEKLLVTWFKAADLDLSFALELSAVSIGATVLITGLSLLAQVYALGYMEKDWSLARFFALLGFFEAALSALAISDSLFFSYALLEVLTLSTYLLVGFWYAQPLVVTAARDAFLTKRVGDLLLLMGVVTLSTLAGSLNFSNLYEWAQTANLSPMASTLLGLALIAGPAGKCAQFPLHLWLDEAMEGPNPASVMRNSLVVAGGAYLLYKLQPLLALSPVALNVLVVMGTVTAIGATLVSIAQIDIKRSLSHSTSAYMGLVFLAVGLQQGGVALMLLLTHAIAKALLFMSSGSVILTTQSQDLTEMGGLWSRMPATTTAFIVGAAGMVTLLPLGSFWAMLAWADGFVNISPWVIGVLLLVNGLTALNLTRVFRLVFWGKPQQKTRRTPEVGWQMALPMVILTVLTLLVPLMLQQWYLLPDWESINWYVALALFISTVVGVVVGSTVHLHKAWSRSRILAWRFVQDLLGYDFYIDRVYRVTVVGAVALLSKISAWSDRYLVDGLVNLVGFATILGGQTLKYSISGQSQGYMLTILAVVSVLGLFISWSSGLLDKLPF; the protein is encoded by the coding sequence ATGCATCAATTTCTATTTTCAACAAGTTGGTTTGTGCCTTTATATAGCTTATTAGGCGCAATTTTGACGTTGCCGTGGGGAATAGGAATAATTCAGCGAACAGGGCCAAGACCTGCGGCATACATAAACTTGTTGACGACGGTTTTGGCTTTTGTCCATAGTCTGTTTGTATTTAACATTATCTGGGATAGAGAACCAGAAAAGTTACTGGTGACGTGGTTTAAAGCTGCTGATTTAGACTTATCTTTTGCCTTGGAACTCTCGGCAGTTAGCATTGGGGCAACAGTTTTAATTACAGGGTTAAGCTTACTTGCACAAGTTTACGCTCTGGGCTACATGGAAAAAGACTGGTCGTTGGCACGTTTTTTTGCACTGCTGGGATTTTTTGAGGCAGCCCTAAGTGCTTTAGCAATCAGTGATTCTTTGTTTTTCAGCTATGCCCTTTTGGAAGTGCTGACACTTTCAACTTACTTGCTGGTGGGATTTTGGTATGCTCAACCGCTAGTAGTGACAGCAGCACGGGATGCGTTTTTAACCAAACGGGTGGGAGACTTGTTGTTGCTGATGGGAGTAGTGACGCTTTCCACCTTAGCCGGCAGCTTGAACTTTTCAAATTTATATGAGTGGGCGCAAACAGCTAATTTAAGCCCAATGGCATCAACATTGCTAGGGTTGGCGTTAATTGCTGGGCCTGCTGGTAAATGCGCTCAATTTCCTCTGCATCTTTGGTTGGATGAAGCAATGGAAGGGCCGAACCCCGCCTCGGTAATGAGAAACTCACTAGTCGTAGCTGGTGGTGCTTATTTACTGTATAAACTACAACCATTGTTAGCCCTGTCGCCAGTTGCCTTGAATGTATTAGTAGTCATGGGAACGGTAACGGCAATTGGGGCGACATTAGTATCCATAGCTCAAATTGACATTAAGCGATCGCTATCTCATTCCACCAGTGCATACATGGGCTTAGTTTTTTTGGCGGTGGGGTTACAGCAAGGAGGTGTAGCCTTGATGTTGCTGTTAACTCATGCGATCGCTAAAGCATTATTATTCATGAGTTCCGGTTCAGTAATCTTGACTACCCAAAGCCAAGACTTAACAGAAATGGGCGGTCTATGGTCAAGGATGCCAGCCACAACTACTGCTTTTATTGTCGGTGCAGCCGGAATGGTAACACTCCTACCATTAGGAAGCTTTTGGGCTATGTTAGCATGGGCTGATGGTTTTGTGAATATTAGCCCTTGGGTAATTGGGGTTTTATTATTGGTCAATGGCTTAACAGCATTAAACTTGACCAGAGTATTCAGATTAGTCTTCTGGGGGAAACCGCAACAGAAAACCCGTCGCACCCCAGAAGTTGGCTGGCAGATGGCCTTACCAATGGTGATTCTTACAGTCTTGACTCTGCTTGTGCCTTTGATGCTACAGCAATGGTACTTGCTACCAGATTGGGAAAGTATTAATTGGTATGTGGCGTTAGCGTTATTTATTTCTACCGTCGTGGGGGTAGTTGTAGGGTCTACAGTTCATCTACACAAAGCTTGGTCAAGATCCAGAATTTTGGCGTGGAGATTTGTGCAGGACTTGTTAGGTTATGATTTTTATATTGACCGAGTTTATCGGGTAACAGTAGTGGGTGCAGTCGCACTGCTATCTAAAATCTCTGCTTGGAGCGATCGCTATTTAGTCGATGGTTTAGTCAACTTGGTTGGATTTGCGACTATTCTTGGCGGACAAACTTTAAAGTATAGCATTTCTGGGCAATCTCAGGGCTATATGTTGACCATCTTAGCGGTCGTCAGCGTCCTGGGTTTATTCATCAGTTGGTCATCTGGTTTACTAGATAAATTACCTTTTTAA
- a CDS encoding CO2 hydration protein, producing MVTIKKKAVHNPLAEYIERLQTGDALVPDNPENVLEVVGILKSYGVVLDAYSKNLNYIAEHQFLIFFPFFKYFNGEVSFQKLLRHWWHNRINFEYAEYCMKAMMWHGGGGLDTYLDTKEFQERAQAVITAKFKNNPLILGINQLFPDFLTENLRVSAYYTGLGQFWRVMADMFLNLSDRYDRGEIKSIPQVVEHIKAGLVANASNPITYAVKIRGEVYEIIPKSVGLTFLADTAIPYVEAVFFRGTPFHGTVSYNAQGYQIPPDQTRFQYGALYADPLPIGGAGIPPTLLMQDMRHYLPEYLHEVYRRSLRGEDDLRVQICMSFQKSMFCVTTATILGLMPYRLDTKDPNEEKGNQVYLEKWMSRLETSRLLDVNK from the coding sequence ATGGTAACTATTAAAAAGAAAGCGGTTCACAATCCCTTAGCTGAGTATATTGAACGTTTGCAAACAGGAGATGCATTAGTCCCCGATAATCCAGAAAATGTTTTGGAAGTTGTTGGTATTCTTAAAAGTTATGGTGTAGTTTTAGATGCCTACTCAAAAAATCTTAATTATATTGCCGAGCATCAGTTTTTAATATTTTTCCCATTTTTTAAATACTTTAATGGAGAGGTTTCTTTTCAGAAATTACTCCGTCACTGGTGGCATAACCGAATTAATTTTGAATATGCCGAATATTGTATGAAAGCCATGATGTGGCACGGTGGCGGCGGACTAGATACCTATTTAGATACAAAAGAATTTCAAGAAAGAGCGCAAGCCGTTATCACAGCAAAATTTAAAAATAATCCCTTAATTCTAGGTATTAACCAACTGTTTCCAGATTTCTTAACAGAAAACTTGCGCGTCTCTGCTTACTACACTGGTTTAGGTCAATTCTGGCGAGTAATGGCTGATATGTTTCTTAACTTGTCAGACCGCTACGACCGAGGCGAAATCAAATCGATTCCCCAAGTTGTAGAACACATTAAAGCAGGGTTAGTGGCAAATGCATCAAACCCAATCACCTACGCCGTCAAAATTCGAGGTGAGGTCTATGAAATCATTCCCAAAAGCGTTGGTTTGACCTTCTTAGCAGATACAGCAATACCTTATGTAGAAGCAGTATTTTTCCGGGGAACTCCTTTCCACGGTACAGTTTCATACAACGCCCAAGGATATCAAATTCCCCCAGATCAAACTCGATTTCAATATGGCGCATTGTATGCCGATCCTTTACCAATTGGTGGCGCGGGTATTCCTCCCACCTTGTTGATGCAGGATATGCGTCATTATCTTCCAGAGTATTTGCACGAAGTTTATCGTCGCAGTCTTCGGGGTGAAGATGATTTGCGGGTACAAATTTGCATGAGTTTCCAAAAATCGATGTTTTGCGTGACAACAGCAACAATTTTGGGACTGATGCCTTATCGTTTGGATACTAAAGATCCAAATGAAGAAAAAGGTAATCAAGTTTATTTAGAAAAGTGGATGAGTCGGTTAGAAACTTCACGGTTGCTTGATGTGAATAAATAA
- a CDS encoding carbon dioxide-concentrating mechanism protein CcmK produces MPIAVGMIETKGFPAVVEAADAMVKAARVTLVGYEKIGSARVTVIVRGDVSEVQASVAAGVEAAKRVFGGEVLSTHIIARPHENLEYVLPIRYTEAVEQFRT; encoded by the coding sequence ATGCCAATTGCAGTTGGGATGATTGAAACGAAGGGCTTTCCAGCAGTAGTGGAAGCTGCTGATGCGATGGTGAAAGCCGCCCGTGTGACTTTAGTAGGGTATGAAAAAATTGGTAGCGCTCGCGTCACCGTGATAGTTAGGGGAGATGTATCGGAAGTACAAGCTTCCGTAGCTGCTGGGGTTGAAGCGGCGAAAAGAGTTTTTGGTGGTGAAGTTTTATCCACTCACATCATTGCTCGTCCTCACGAAAACCTGGAATACGTCTTGCCGATACGTTACACAGAAGCTGTAGAACAATTCCGTACTTAA
- the petH gene encoding ferredoxin--NADP reductase — MYNQGAVEGAANTELGSRIFLYEVVGLRQSEETDQTNYPIRKSGSVFIRVPYNRMNQEMRRITRLGGTIVSIQPVTVLEPVNGKASFGNATSVVSELATSGQTANSEGNGKATPVNAHSAEENKDKKGNTMTQAKAKKDHGDVPVNTYRPNAPFIGKVISNEPLVKEGGIGIVQHLKFDLSGSDLKYIEGQSIGIIPPGVDKNGKPEKLRLYSIASTRHGDDVDDKTVSLCVRQLEYKHPETSETVYGVCSTHLCFLKPGEEVKITGPVGKEMLLPNDPEANVIMMATGTGIAPMRAYLWRQFKDAERAANPDYQFKGFSWLIFGVPTTPNLLYKEELEEIQQKYPDNFRLTAAISREQKNPQGGRMYIQDRVAEHADELWQLIKNEKTHTYICGLRGMEEGIDAALTAAAAKEDVTWSDYQKQLKKAGRWHVETY, encoded by the coding sequence ATGTACAATCAAGGTGCTGTTGAGGGTGCTGCCAACACAGAATTAGGTAGCCGCATCTTCCTTTATGAAGTGGTGGGTTTGCGTCAGAGCGAAGAAACTGATCAAACTAACTACCCAATTCGGAAAAGTGGCAGTGTGTTCATCAGAGTGCCTTACAACCGCATGAATCAAGAAATGCGACGTATCACTCGTCTAGGCGGCACAATTGTTAGCATCCAACCTGTAACTGTTTTAGAACCAGTTAATGGTAAAGCCTCATTTGGGAATGCTACAAGCGTTGTCAGCGAGTTAGCTACATCTGGGCAAACTGCTAACAGTGAAGGGAATGGTAAAGCCACACCTGTGAATGCTCATAGTGCTGAAGAGAACAAGGACAAGAAAGGCAACACCATGACTCAAGCGAAAGCCAAAAAAGACCACGGTGACGTTCCTGTTAACACTTATCGTCCCAATGCTCCGTTTATTGGTAAGGTAATATCTAATGAACCGCTAGTTAAAGAAGGCGGTATTGGTATTGTTCAACACCTTAAATTTGACCTATCTGGGAGTGATTTAAAGTATATAGAAGGTCAAAGTATTGGGATTATTCCACCAGGAGTGGACAAGAACGGCAAGCCGGAAAAACTCAGACTATATTCCATCGCCTCAACTCGTCATGGCGATGATGTGGATGACAAGACAGTATCACTGTGTGTCCGCCAATTGGAGTACAAGCACCCAGAAACTAGCGAAACAGTCTACGGGGTTTGCTCTACGCACCTGTGTTTCTTGAAGCCAGGGGAAGAGGTAAAAATTACTGGGCCTGTGGGTAAGGAAATGTTGTTACCCAATGACCCTGAAGCTAATGTGATCATGATGGCAACTGGAACAGGTATTGCGCCGATGCGGGCTTATCTGTGGCGTCAGTTTAAAGATGCGGAAAGAGCAGCTAACCCAGATTACCAATTTAAAGGATTCTCTTGGTTAATATTTGGCGTACCAACAACTCCAAACCTCTTATATAAGGAAGAACTGGAAGAAATTCAACAAAAATATCCTGATAACTTCCGCCTCACTGCTGCTATCAGCCGCGAACAGAAAAATCCCCAAGGCGGTAGAATGTATATTCAAGACCGCGTAGCAGAACACGCTGATGAATTGTGGCAGTTGATCAAAAATGAAAAAACCCACACCTACATCTGCGGTTTACGCGGTATGGAAGAAGGTATTGATGCAGCCTTAACTGCTGCTGCTGCTAAGGAAGACGTAACCTGGAGTGATTACCAGAAGCAACTCAAGAAAGCCGGTCGCTGGCACGTAGAAACCTACTAA
- a CDS encoding protein kinase domain-containing protein, with product MAWIAGNQLQGGKYTIERELGRGRFGITYLVKNKKGDRQVIKTLNDDLLNSLNQSERGRLKTMFLREALKLQRCKHKYIVEVVDSFEEADRLCLVMEYPEISCCGVMAKQF from the coding sequence GTGGCTTGGATAGCAGGTAATCAATTGCAAGGTGGCAAATATACTATTGAAAGGGAATTGGGAAGGGGACGATTTGGTATTACTTATTTGGTAAAAAATAAGAAAGGCGATCGCCAAGTCATTAAAACTTTAAATGATGATTTACTAAATTCCCTTAACCAGTCGGAGCGCGGACGGCTAAAGACAATGTTTTTGCGAGAAGCCTTAAAGCTTCAGAGGTGTAAGCATAAGTATATTGTGGAGGTCGTAGACTCCTTTGAGGAAGCAGACCGTTTGTGTTTGGTAATGGAGTATCCGGAAATATCATGCTGCGGAGTAATGGCAAAGCAGTTCTGA
- a CDS encoding oxygenase MpaB family protein, producing MLLNRYKNFQLVQQLDPVQDHCRIYNLMNGYEFPWDMTRSLEVALMRTYCVPSISKLLNQTGEFTHCPQKRYDDTAIIVGEMIKWGYDSDRGKEALQRMNALHGRFKIDNSDFLYVLSTFIFEPIRWNVRFGWRLMCEQEKLASFYFWREVGKQMQIQNIPETYEELERYNLDYERQNFRYSDTNRRVGEATRDLFLSWFPSWMRSSIKPGIYALLDETMLDAFGFPYPSPLLRSVMVNLLKIRAKLIRLFPPRNHPNFYIDSPIPSYPTGYEIANVGPTENFKQQSSDNASI from the coding sequence ATGCTTCTCAATCGCTATAAAAATTTTCAGCTAGTTCAGCAACTTGATCCAGTGCAAGATCATTGCCGGATTTATAACTTGATGAATGGCTATGAGTTTCCTTGGGATATGACGCGATCGCTCGAAGTTGCTTTGATGCGAACTTACTGCGTTCCTAGTATTTCTAAATTGCTGAATCAGACAGGAGAATTTACCCATTGTCCGCAAAAACGCTACGATGATACGGCAATAATTGTTGGAGAGATGATTAAGTGGGGTTATGATAGCGATCGCGGCAAAGAAGCCCTGCAACGCATGAATGCACTCCACGGACGCTTCAAGATTGACAACAGTGATTTCCTGTATGTACTTTCAACCTTCATTTTCGAGCCTATCCGTTGGAATGTGCGGTTTGGTTGGCGGCTGATGTGCGAACAAGAAAAATTAGCGTCTTTTTACTTCTGGCGAGAAGTAGGTAAGCAAATGCAGATTCAGAATATCCCTGAAACCTATGAAGAATTGGAGCGCTATAACCTTGACTACGAACGCCAAAACTTTCGCTATTCAGATACAAATCGTCGAGTAGGGGAAGCTACACGCGATTTATTTTTGAGTTGGTTTCCTTCGTGGATGCGTTCTTCTATCAAACCAGGTATCTACGCTTTATTGGATGAGACAATGCTCGATGCCTTTGGTTTTCCCTATCCTTCGCCATTGCTGCGATCGGTTATGGTAAATCTACTAAAAATCCGAGCCAAATTAATCCGGTTATTCCCACCTCGAAATCACCCTAATTTTTATATTGACTCTCCTATTCCCAGCTATCCCACTGGCTATGAAATTGCAAATGTGGGGCCAACGGAAAATTTTAAGCAGCAAAGCTCTGACAATGCTAGCATCTAA
- a CDS encoding NADH-quinone oxidoreductase subunit M, with product MLSVLILVLLIGAALIGFSPSGISGKFARGVALVFASIAFLWTIILAIQFHPGEITQQFAESLPWIDVLGLNYNLGIDGLSLPLLVLNGLLTCIAIYSSDESLQRPKFYYSLILLLSAGVTGAFLAQDLLLFFLFYELELIPLYLLIAIWGGEKRGYAATKFLIYTAVSGILILASFLGMVWLSGSSSFALATLNATTLPLATQLLLLGGILIGFGIKIPLVPFHTWLPDAHVEASTPISVLLAGVLLKLGTYGLLRFGMNLLPEAWAYVAPWLATWAVVSVLYGASCAIAQTDMKKMVAYSSIGHMGYVLLAAAASTPLSVLGAVMQMISHGLISAMLFLLVGVVYKKAGSRDLEVLQGLLNPERGMPVIGSLIVVGVMASAGIPGMLGFISEFIVFRGSFPVFPVQTLLSMIGTGLTAVYFLILLNRAFFGRLSAQVTNLPRVYWSDRAPAAILAVLIVIFGIQPGWLARWTEPTITAMVNNQNVVVAVSLDKAMGTRD from the coding sequence ATGCTTAGTGTTTTAATTCTAGTGCTGTTAATCGGCGCAGCTTTAATTGGTTTCTCGCCCTCTGGCATCAGTGGTAAATTCGCCCGTGGGGTGGCTTTGGTCTTTGCCAGTATTGCTTTCTTGTGGACAATCATACTAGCAATTCAGTTTCATCCAGGGGAAATCACTCAACAATTTGCCGAGTCCCTCCCTTGGATAGATGTTTTAGGCTTGAACTATAACTTGGGAATAGATGGTTTATCTTTACCACTGCTGGTCTTGAATGGATTGTTAACTTGCATTGCCATTTATAGCAGCGATGAATCCCTTCAGCGTCCTAAATTTTATTACTCTTTGATACTATTATTAAGCGCTGGAGTGACTGGAGCTTTTCTAGCACAGGATTTACTGCTATTTTTCTTGTTTTATGAATTGGAACTAATCCCGCTATATCTGTTGATAGCTATTTGGGGTGGAGAAAAGCGGGGTTATGCTGCAACAAAATTTCTCATTTATACTGCTGTTTCGGGAATCTTGATTTTGGCAAGTTTTCTCGGCATGGTTTGGCTGAGTGGTTCCTCTAGCTTTGCACTAGCAACCTTGAATGCTACGACTCTACCTTTAGCGACACAGCTTTTACTGCTAGGGGGAATTTTGATAGGTTTCGGAATTAAAATTCCCTTGGTTCCCTTCCATACTTGGTTGCCAGATGCTCACGTTGAAGCTTCCACACCAATTTCTGTGCTGTTGGCTGGAGTGTTGTTGAAGTTGGGAACTTATGGCTTACTGCGGTTTGGCATGAACTTGTTACCAGAAGCTTGGGCTTATGTGGCTCCTTGGTTAGCAACCTGGGCAGTAGTCAGTGTACTGTATGGTGCATCCTGCGCGATCGCCCAGACCGACATGAAAAAGATGGTAGCATACAGTTCTATTGGTCACATGGGCTATGTGCTTTTGGCGGCGGCGGCTTCCACACCATTAAGTGTGTTGGGTGCTGTTATGCAGATGATTAGCCACGGCTTGATTTCCGCCATGCTGTTTTTGCTGGTAGGGGTTGTATATAAAAAAGCCGGAAGCCGGGATTTAGAAGTTCTCCAAGGACTGCTGAACCCAGAACGCGGTATGCCTGTAATTGGTAGCTTGATTGTTGTGGGAGTTATGGCTAGCGCAGGGATACCGGGAATGCTAGGCTTTATTTCCGAATTCATCGTTTTTCGGGGGAGTTTCCCAGTTTTTCCAGTTCAAACATTGCTATCAATGATTGGTACAGGCTTAACTGCGGTTTACTTCCTGATACTTCTTAACCGTGCCTTTTTTGGACGCTTGTCTGCACAAGTTACCAACTTACCACGGGTGTATTGGAGCGATCGCGCCCCAGCTGCAATTTTAGCTGTGCTGATTGTAATTTTCGGCATTCAACCTGGTTGGTTAGCACGCTGGACTGAACCAACAATTACAGCAATGGTGAATAACCAAAACGTAGTAGTAGCAGTGTCCTTGGATAAAGCAATGGGGACTAGGGATTAG
- a CDS encoding helix-turn-helix domain-containing protein, with translation MNFLIFLNCNSCSTILNIFKAKIYPTNEQRTCISQILGCKFINMLKYKR, from the coding sequence GTGAATTTTTTGATATTCCTAAATTGTAATTCCTGCTCGACAATACTTAATATATTCAAAGCAAAAATCTATCCAACGAATGAGCAAAGAACTTGCATTAGTCAAATTCTTGGCTGTAAATTTATAAATATGCTCAAATACAAGCGTTGA
- a CDS encoding Uma2 family endonuclease translates to MTSATNPPISGMTLPDHTQLPESDGTFVKNFQEHPQSILLTESIKPVLQKRHPDGQYCIGQDSGIYWRITDPPEKGAEAPDWFYVPNVPPTLNGQIRRSYVLWQEHIAPLIILEFVSGNGAEERDKTPWKGKFWIYEQVIRTPFYGIYEVNKASVEMYELIGGEYELLTTNERGHYLIAALGVELGIWQGVYQNAELPWLRWWDLQGNLLLSGEERAELESQKAELERQRADRLTAQLRSLGIEPEA, encoded by the coding sequence ATGACCTCTGCAACTAATCCCCCCATCTCTGGAATGACTCTGCCAGACCATACTCAACTTCCAGAGTCAGACGGCACGTTTGTGAAAAACTTTCAAGAACATCCCCAAAGCATTCTACTAACCGAGTCCATTAAACCAGTATTGCAAAAACGTCATCCTGATGGGCAATATTGCATCGGTCAAGACAGTGGTATTTACTGGCGCATTACTGACCCCCCAGAAAAAGGCGCAGAAGCTCCCGATTGGTTCTATGTCCCGAATGTGCCGCCTACACTCAATGGACAAATCCGCCGCTCTTATGTGCTGTGGCAAGAACACATTGCTCCATTGATTATATTAGAATTTGTCTCTGGAAACGGTGCAGAAGAACGAGATAAAACACCTTGGAAGGGCAAATTTTGGATTTATGAACAGGTGATTCGTACTCCCTTTTATGGCATTTATGAAGTGAATAAAGCCAGTGTAGAAATGTATGAATTAATTGGTGGAGAATATGAGTTATTAACAACAAATGAACGGGGACATTATCTGATTGCTGCTTTGGGAGTTGAGTTAGGTATTTGGCAAGGAGTTTATCAAAATGCAGAATTACCTTGGCTGCGCTGGTGGGATTTGCAAGGTAATTTGTTGTTGAGTGGCGAGGAAAGAGCGGAATTAGAAAGCCAAAAGGCGGAACTAGAACGCCAAAGAGCCGATCGCTTGACTGCTCAATTGCGATCGCTCGGCATCGAACCAGAAGCCTAG
- a CDS encoding phosphoribulokinase — protein MTNKPERVVLIGVAGDSGCGKSTFLRRLIDLFGEELMTVICLDDYHSLDRKQRKETGITALDPRANNFDLMYEQIKALKSGQAIDKPIYNHETGLIDPPERIEPNHIIVVEGLHPLYDERVRSLIDFSVYFDISDEVKIAWKIQRDMAERGHRYEDVLAQINSRKPDFDKFIEPQREFADVVLQVLPTNLIKNDTERRVLRVRMLQREGKEGFDPTYLFDEGSTINWTPCGRKLTCSYPGMQLYYGSDVYYGRYVSVLEVDGQFDNLEEVIYIETHLSNTSTKYQGELTHLLLQHREYPGSNNGTGFFQVLTGLKMRAAYERLTATEAKLAVQV, from the coding sequence ATGACAAATAAGCCGGAACGCGTGGTACTGATTGGAGTAGCCGGAGACTCTGGGTGCGGGAAATCTACGTTTTTGCGTCGTTTGATAGATTTGTTTGGTGAAGAATTAATGACAGTCATTTGCTTGGATGACTATCATTCACTAGATCGCAAACAACGTAAAGAAACGGGGATAACGGCATTAGACCCTAGAGCCAACAATTTTGACCTGATGTATGAGCAAATTAAAGCGCTTAAAAGTGGTCAAGCGATTGATAAGCCGATTTATAACCACGAAACTGGCTTAATTGATCCGCCAGAGCGGATAGAGCCGAATCACATTATAGTTGTTGAAGGGCTGCATCCTTTATATGATGAGCGGGTGCGATCGCTAATCGACTTCAGTGTATATTTTGACATTAGCGATGAAGTCAAAATTGCCTGGAAAATCCAGCGAGATATGGCTGAACGTGGCCATCGCTACGAAGATGTCTTAGCGCAAATCAATTCCCGCAAACCTGACTTTGATAAATTTATTGAACCACAAAGAGAATTTGCTGATGTGGTTCTACAAGTATTACCCACGAACTTGATCAAAAACGACACGGAGCGCAGAGTCTTGCGGGTACGTATGCTCCAGCGCGAAGGTAAGGAAGGCTTTGATCCAACCTACCTATTTGATGAAGGGTCAACAATTAATTGGACTCCTTGTGGACGCAAGCTGACCTGTTCTTACCCTGGTATGCAACTGTACTACGGTTCAGATGTTTACTACGGCCGCTATGTCTCAGTACTAGAGGTCGATGGTCAATTTGACAACTTGGAAGAAGTAATTTATATCGAAACCCATCTCAGCAATACATCCACTAAATATCAGGGTGAATTGACTCACTTGTTACTCCAGCACCGCGAGTATCCAGGTTCCAATAATGGTACTGGTTTCTTCCAAGTGCTTACAGGATTGAAAATGCGTGCTGCTTATGAGCGCTTAACAGCTACGGAAGCAAAGTTAGC
- a CDS encoding homoserine dehydrogenase: MGVKLGILGLGTVGTGTVQLLQDSAGRHPLLQEIEIYRVGVRSLDKPRAVELSTEVLTTDLESIVNDPAVDIVVEVMGGLEPARSLILKALSNGKHVVTANKAAIARFGAEIFTTANQAGVYVMLEAAVGGGIPVIQPLKQSLSVNRINTVTGIVNGTTNYILTRMQTEGSNFDDVLADAQRLGYAEADPTADVDGLDAADKIAILASLGFGGRINLQDVYTEGIRQVSKTDIAYAEKLGFVIKLLAIAKRNTPSSPLSVRVHPTLVPQAHPLASINGVYNAILVEGEPIGQVMFFGPGAGAGATASAVTSDILNLVAVLKTNTAVANPLLTCGHQEYCQIAPMAELITRFYARFLTNDQPGVIGKLGTCFGNYGVSLESIVQTGFQGELAEIVVVTHDVREGNFRQALAEIRDLEAIESIPSLLRVL, encoded by the coding sequence ATGGGTGTGAAACTAGGAATACTGGGATTAGGCACCGTGGGAACGGGAACAGTGCAGTTGTTGCAAGATAGCGCTGGGCGTCACCCATTGTTGCAAGAGATAGAAATCTATCGGGTGGGAGTGCGATCGCTCGATAAACCCCGTGCAGTAGAATTATCTACAGAAGTATTAACTACAGATTTAGAATCCATTGTCAACGATCCGGCGGTAGATATAGTTGTCGAGGTGATGGGCGGACTGGAGCCGGCGCGATCGCTCATCCTGAAAGCTTTAAGTAATGGTAAGCACGTAGTCACCGCCAATAAAGCCGCGATCGCTCGCTTTGGGGCGGAAATTTTCACAACTGCCAATCAAGCTGGCGTCTACGTCATGTTAGAAGCTGCTGTGGGTGGTGGTATTCCGGTGATTCAACCCCTAAAGCAGTCTTTAAGTGTTAACCGTATTAATACTGTAACTGGTATCGTTAACGGTACAACTAACTACATCCTGACACGGATGCAAACAGAAGGCAGCAACTTTGATGATGTCTTAGCTGATGCCCAGCGATTGGGTTATGCTGAGGCTGACCCCACAGCCGATGTTGATGGCTTAGACGCAGCCGATAAAATTGCTATTCTGGCATCATTAGGCTTTGGTGGACGTATTAACCTACAAGATGTTTATACCGAGGGGATTCGGCAAGTTAGCAAAACAGATATTGCCTACGCCGAAAAATTGGGATTTGTGATTAAATTGTTAGCGATCGCTAAACGTAATACTCCTTCATCTCCTCTCTCTGTGAGAGTTCATCCCACATTAGTGCCTCAAGCCCACCCCTTGGCTAGCATCAACGGTGTTTACAACGCCATTCTTGTGGAAGGAGAACCAATTGGGCAAGTAATGTTTTTTGGGCCTGGTGCTGGTGCTGGTGCAACCGCCAGTGCTGTTACATCAGATATTTTAAATCTAGTTGCTGTCCTCAAAACCAATACAGCAGTTGCAAATCCCTTATTAACTTGTGGACATCAGGAATATTGCCAAATTGCGCCGATGGCAGAATTGATAACTCGGTTTTACGCCCGTTTCCTCACCAATGACCAACCTGGAGTTATCGGTAAATTAGGGACTTGCTTTGGTAACTATGGCGTTAGCTTAGAGTCAATTGTCCAAACTGGCTTTCAAGGGGAACTTGCAGAGATTGTGGTTGTTACCCATGATGTACGGGAAGGGAATTTTAGGCAAGCTTTGGCTGAAATTCGGGATCTAGAAGCGATCGAAAGCATTCCTAGCTTACTGCGTGTACTTTGA